From a single Stigmatopora nigra isolate UIUO_SnigA chromosome 21, RoL_Snig_1.1, whole genome shotgun sequence genomic region:
- the LOC144214815 gene encoding 1-phosphatidylinositol phosphodiesterase, with protein sequence MWWLLILVGVSGQVRGAIQGPDYDDTPSPEFLNPSWMSTIPDERLLSELSIPGTHDTMSLFGGVYAECQTWPLALQLRAGVRFLDIRVRHVEGNLTIHHGVVYQNAHFGDVLDSVRDFLASYPSETILMRVKEEFSETNNIYSAVVEHIHRYASWEMLWHSRLVPTMGQARGKLIILQNFYGPDLGMRYASMDIADHWKVPTLQHLEKKWQSVYEHLEAAPHGDKDRMFLTYSSGSGIFAFPKTVAQLVNPQLHEYLKAKRDLNQRLGIICMDFPAAPLIQTIIGFQLKATVSKPTQFSKCIQPHCNLV encoded by the exons ATGTGGTGGCTTCTGATTCTTGTGGG cGTCAGCGGTCAGGTTCGGGGAGCCATACAGGGTCCGGACTACGACGACACGCCCTCCCCAGAGTTCCTCAACCCATCCTGGATGTCCACCATCCCGGACGAGCGTCTCCTATCCGAACTCAGCATTCCCGGCACCCATGACACTATGTCTCTGTTTGGCGGCGTCTACGCCGAGTGCCAAACCTGGCCCCTGGCGCTCCAATTGCGCGCCGGCGTCCGCTTCCTGGACATACGCGTCCGCCACGTAGAGGGCAACCTCACCATCCACCACGGCGTGGTATACCAGAACGCCCACTTTGGCGACGTACTGGACTCAGTACGGGATTTTCTGGCCAGTTACCCAAGTGAGACGATACTGATGCGAGTCAAAGAGGAGTTCAGCGAGACCAACAACATCTACTCGGCGGTGGTCGAACACATACACCGTTACGCCAGTTGGGAGATGCTGTGGCACAGTCGTTTGGTGCCCACTATGGGCCAGGCAAGAGGTAAGCTCATCATCTTACAGAACTTCTACGGGCCGGACTTGGGGATGCGCTACGCCTCCATGGACATCGCAGATCACTGGAAG GTTCCCACGCTTCAGCACTTGGAGAAGAAGTGGCAGAGTGTCTACGAGCACTTGGAGGCGGCACCCCATGGGGACAAGGACCGGATGTTCCTCACCTATAGCAGTGGGAGTGGTATTTTTGCCTTCCCCAAAACGGTGGCGCAATTGGTCAATCCTCAGTTGCATGAGTACCTTAAGGCCAAACGTGATCTGAACCAACGACTCGGTATCATTTGCATGGACTTTCCTGCTGCGCCGTTGATCCAGACCATCATTGGTTTCCAACTCAAAGCCACAGTAAGCAAGCCCACCCAATTCTCGAAATGCATTCAACCTCATTGTAACTtggtatag
- the usf2 gene encoding upstream stimulatory factor 2, whose translation MDLLEQSADSSGSHKQEPDEIEQLQEGEAEDQSTGTISAVSQATFADHNVQYQFGTDNSGGQVTYRVVQVTDDNVNASAAGAVSVVSAAAFTAAPQAVIQNPFSNGGSPAGETVGGETRFAYFPAATVSDGTAAAVSVQTAADPTIAQGAGQFYVMMTPPDVLQSAAQRTIAPRTHTYPADLGESEMLQHASTNWKVDGPRAPRDERRRAQHNEVERRRRDKINNWIVTLSKIIPDCNIDSRTGASKGGILSKACDYIRELRQNNQRLQESYKEVERLEVDNEVLRQQLEELKSDNALLRAQLQQHGVEVNGSATPQ comes from the exons ATGGATTTGCTGGAGCAGAGTGCGGATAGCTCGGGGAG tcatAAACAGGAACCCGACGAAATTGAGCAATTACAGGAAG GAGAAGCAGAGGATCAGTCAACTGGCACAATTTCCGCCGTCTCACAAGCTACGTTTGCTGACCACAATGTCCAGTACCAGTTTGGCACAGATAACAGCGGCGGACAG GTTACATATCGAGTCGTACAAGTGACGGACGACAACGTCAACGCGTCGGCCGCCGGAGCCGTGAGCGTCGTCTCCGCCGCGGCGTTCACGGCCGCGCCGCAG gCTGTAATCCAGAACCCTTTCAGTAACGGGGGAAGTCCAGCTGGGGAAACGGTCGGAGGAGAGACGCGTTTCGCTTACTTCCCCGCCGCTACCGTCAGTGACGGGACGGCCGCGGCAGTGTCGGTGCAAACCGCCGCTGACCCGACAATCGCGCAAGGGGCCG GTCAGTTCTACGTCATGATGACCCCTCCCGATGTGCTTCAATCGGCGGCCCAACGGACCATCGCGCCTCGCACGCATACGTATCCCgc AGACCTCGGTGAAAGCGAGATGTTGCAGCATGCCAGCACAAACTG GAAAGTGGACGGTCCACGAGCACCGAGGGACGAAAGAAGAAGAGCACAACACAACGAAG tggagagaagaagaagagacaaAATCAACAACTGGATTGTCACTCTTTCCAAAATCATCCCCGACTGTAATATTGACAGTAGAACTGGTGCT AGTAAAGGAGGAATCCTATCCAAAGCCTGTGACTACATCCGAGAGCTTCGTCAAAACAATCAGCGGTTGCAGGAAAGCTACAAAGAAGTGGAACGACTGGAAGTGGACAACGAAGTCCTTCGCCAACAG CTTGAAGAACTCAAGAGCGACAACGCGCTTCTTCGGGCGCAGCTACAGCAGCACGGCGTGGAAGTCAACGGCAGCGCCACGCCGCAGTGA
- the tekt2 gene encoding tektin-2 produces the protein MAKHPEKPIVHYGVPEWTKNNEKLSATAVIERYISNVIRQESSVLRNETSCQTDWDKSDTARMLRDRIWEVTRCKDLLVTCAQKVDDEIEALTLNKTRTEETLAATAVPHEVTTESLTLREGRRGFELVNDPVEKELKKEIHVIEKVQKVLQLHIDQAFEQLVILQKLRQQLTADIQNKMETLNIDNTCLELTITSPQISLKPNPTRIPAGTCTPHDWIQFTQLNLARAREAMQMSEQMREDMSLTRVNLQNELKNQQRATEFALRKRNHDEQQACRELEWQLKNTEDEIASMERDIFNLDADLQAKTAPMKLAHTRLENRTARPGMDLCRDEAQRCLVDEVNQLQATIAFLKEKLAEAQHSLQRLKFHHNQLMQDHARKREALALEQRCIKIRERLVPILYSDETPVPLLLLTSSSGRSVAHLETQ, from the exons ATGGCCAAACATCCCGAGAAACCCATCGTGCACTATGGTGTGCCGGAATGGaccaaaaacaatgaaaaactgtCTGCCACGGCAGTAATCGAGCGATATATTTCCAACGTGATCCGCCAAGAGAGCAGCGTCCTCCGCAATGAAACATCCTGTCAA ACCGACTGGGACAAAAGCGACACCGCTCGCATGTTGAGGGATAGAATTTGGGAGGTAACGAGATGTAAGGACCTCCTGGTGACCTGTGCGCAGAAAGTTGACGACGAAATTGAAGCGTTAACTCTG AACAAAACGAGGACTGAGGAGACCTTGGCCGCCACGGCTGTTCCCCACGAGGTCACCACGGAGAGTCTTACCCTGAGGGAGGGTCGGCGTGGATTTGAGCTGGTGAACGACCCGGTGGAAAAGGAGTTAAAAAAGGAGATTCACGTCATTGAAAAAGTGCAGAAAGTTCTCCAGCTGCATATAGATCAGGCATTTGAACAGCTCGT tattttgcagaaactgcgACAGCAGCTGACGGCAGACATTCAAAACAAGATGGAAACGTTGAATATTGACAATACTTGTCTGGAACTAACTATTACTTCACCACAAATCTCCCTGAAGCCAAATCCTACCCGGATACCGGCAGG AACATGCACTCCCCACGATTGGATCCAATTCACCCAGTTAAATCTCGCACGAGCCCGCGAAGCAATGCAAATGTCCGAGCAAATGAGGGAGGACATGAGTCTCACCCGAGTCAAC CTCCAAAACGAGTTGAAAAACCAGCAGAGGGCCACGGAGTTTGCGCTACGTAAACGCAACCACGACGAGCAACAAGCGTGTCGTGAGCTGGAGTGGCAGTTGAAAAAT ACGGAAGATGAGATCGCGTCCATGGAGAGGGACATATTCAATCTGGATGCGGATCTCCAAGCAAAAACTGCCCCCATGAAGCTAGCTCACACTAGACTGGAGAACCGAACCGCCCGACCTGGAATGGATCTGTGCAGAGATGAG GCGCAACGTTGCCTTGTGGATGAAGTCAACCAGCTCCAAGCTACAATTGCCTTCCTGAAGGAGAAGCTAGCTGAAGCTCA GCACTCGTTACAAAGACTGAAATTCCATCACAACCAACTGATGCAGGACCACGCTAGGAAACGTGAAGCTTTAGCCTTGGAGCAACGTTGCATCAAAATCCGCGAGCGCCTGGTCCCCATTTTGTACAGTGACGAAACCCCGGTGCCTCTTCTTCTACTCACCAGCTCCAGTGGGAGGAGTGTAGCTCATCTGGAAACGCAATAG
- the LOC144215205 gene encoding free fatty acid receptor 3 has protein sequence MDAIKDCVALLVYSFTFVLGLPANLLVLLAYVRKARKRGATPNVVYALNLCLANLALVAWLPVKALETLLQDWRLPAPLCPVYSFFLFASLYGSCLFIAVVTTGRYLSIAFPLVYKRYRRTRISCSVSAALWALVLLHLGVGLIAEGGANFVSAEDDALACYEHFDASQLAVLLPLRLEMAVVLFLLPLTASSFCTLRCVALVWRSNLRPAGKRRVLGVALSTLAVFVVCYAPYNASHVVGFVAGENVEWRSYAMLSSSCNVFLEPVVMLMLSPATSRGIVGKICAAQSRFSRTDGFRHRYVTPNTGANNGSPATVTERSQDGAHVPKLSRE, from the coding sequence ATGGACGCCATCAAGGACTGCGTGGCTCTTTTGGTCTACTCCTTCACGTTTGTGTTGGGCCTACCCGCTAACCTTCTGGTTCTGTTGGCGTACGTCCGCAAAGCCCGGAAACGTGGCGCCACCCCCAACGTGGTCTACGCCCTGAATCTCTGCCTGGCTAATCTGGCGTTGGTAGCCTGGTTGCCCGTCAAGGCTCTGGAGACTTTGCTCCAAGATTGGAGACTCCCGGCGCCGTTGTGCCCGGTTTACAGCTTCTTCCtcttcgcttcgctctacgggaGTTGCTTGTTCATCGCCGTCGTGACGACGGGACGCTACTTGAGTATCGCTTTCCCGTTGGTCTATAAACGGTACCGGCGTACTCGGATTTCCTGCTCAGTCAGCGCGGCGTTATGGGCGCTTGTCCTGCTTCACCTCGGCGTGGGTTTGATAGCGGAAGGCGGCGCCAATTTCGTCTCGGCGGAGGACGACGCGCTAGCATGCTACGAGCATTTTGATGCCTCGCAGCTAGCCGTGCTGCTACCTCTACGTCTGGAAATGGCCGTGGTTCTTTTCCTCCTGCCGTTGACGGCTTCGTCTTTCTGCACGCTACGCTGCGTGGCGCTGGTGTGGCGGTCCAATCTACGTCCGGCGGGGAAGCGGAGAGTCCTGGGGGTGGCGCTATCTACGCTGGCGGTGTTCGTCGTGTGCTACGCTCCCTACAACGCATCGCATGTGGTGGGTTTTGTGGCAGGGGAGAACGTGGAGTGGAGATCCTACGCCATGTTGAGCAGTTCCTGTAACGTTTTTCTGGAACCCGTCGTCATGTTGATGCTGTCGCCGGCCACGTCCAGGGGGATTGTGGGAAAAATTTGCGCCGCGCAAAGCAGATTCAGTCGCACTGACGGTTTTCGCCATCGATACGTCACTCCTAACACTGGAGCTAATAACGGGTCGCCGGCTACTGTTACCGAGAGGAGCCAAGATGGCGCCCATGTGCCCAAACTCAGTCGGGAATGA
- the LOC144214816 gene encoding free fatty acid receptor 2-like has protein sequence MHLLLLAVYILTFLAGVPANVLALRTFCRKVRTRAAPIDVLLLNLTISDLIFLAFLPFKMKEASDHMQWLLPFPLCPLSGFVFYVTIYNSTLLLTAVGVERYLGVVHPFRYALCRRPRYAVVACVLFWAVTSLNLSVVYIMPYAQWGDIAAEPPSTCYLNFTESELEIILRVRLELFLVLFCVPFVICCFCYVNFLLVLWRLPRIGRRKRLRAMGLALGTLVVFAVCFGPYNVSHVVGFVRHESEHWRNVALLSSTLNACLDPLIFYFSSAAVRSVLKRYLRNVVAKMHILKCG, from the coding sequence ATGCACCTCCTTCTACTCGCTGTCTACATCTTGACCTTCCTGGCGGGTGTCCCCGCCAACGTGCTGGCCTTGCGCACCTTCTGCCGCAAGGTTCGCACCCGCGCCGCACCCATCGACGTCCTCCTCCTCAACCTGACCATCTCTGACCTGATCTTCTTGGCCTTCCTGCCCTTCAAGATGAAGGAGGCCTCGGACCACATGCAATGGCTCCTCCCCTTCCCTCTCTGCCCCTTGAGCGGTTTCGTCTTCTACGTCACCATCTACAACAGCACCTTACTGCTGACCGCCGTGGGCGTGGAGCGCTACCTGGGCGTGGTCCACCCCTTTCGCTACGCTCTCTGCCGCCGACCCCGCTACGCCGTGGTGGCCTGCGTCCTCTTCTGGGCGGTGACCTCCCTGAACCTCAGCGTGGTCTACATCATGCCGTACGCCCAGTGGGGCGACATCGCCGCCGAGCCGCCGTCCACCTGCTACTTGAATTTCACGGAATCCGAGCTGGAGATCATTCTCCGGGTCCGCCTGGAGCTCTTCTTGGTCCTCTTCTGCGTCCCTTTTGTCATCTGCTGCTTCTGCTATGTGAATTTCCTCCTGGTCCTGTGGCGTCTCCCCAGAATCGGCAGGCGGAAGAGGCTGAGGGCTATGGGGCTGGCGTTGGGTACGCTGGTGGTTTTCGCCGTCTGCTTCGGCCCTTACAACGTCTCGCACGTGGTGGGCTTCGTGCGCCACGAGAGCGAGCACTGGAGGAACGTGGCGTTGCTCTCCAGCACCCTCAACGCGTGCCTGGACCCGCTGATTTTCTACTTTTCCTCGGCCGCCGTCAGGAGCGTGCTCAAACGCTACTTGAGGAACGTGGTGGCGAAGATGCATATCCTCAAATGTGGCTGA